The Faecalibacterium sp. I3-3-33 DNA window AATCTGGTCTACCTGACCGAGACTGCTTCTACGGACACCGGCACGCTCACCGTGCCTTTCCGTGCGGCGGCAGAAGATATCCGGTACGCCGTGGCCTGCCGACCCGGCAAAATACCGGAAAGCCGCACCGTCCGGGTAAACGGCGGCACGGCCGACCTTGAACAGGCTGCTGCGGGCGCAGTGGTCACCATTACTGCACCGGCAGAGCAGGACGGAAAGCCCTTTGCCCGCTGGAAGGTGGAAGCCGGTGACATCACGCTGGCCGAGGAGACCGCCCGCCAGACCACCTTTGTAATGGGCAGTCTGGATGTTGAGGTGACGGCGTGCTACGACACGAAGGACTCCCCCACCCCCGCCCCCGGCGGCGATGGAGACGGCGGCGGTGCGATCATTGCGTTGGCCGCAGGTGCGGCCGCTGTGGCGGTGGCAGTCGGTGTAGTGACTACTGTGGCACCGGTGGCTGTGCGGGGCAGGGTAGAGCTGGCAGATCATACCGTACCGGCCAACGCACGCATCTCGCTGCTGCAAGACGGCAAGGTGGTGGCGCAGACGACTGCCAACGCCGAGGGCAGCTTTGAACTGAAGGTCAAGCGCGGAAATTACGAACTGACTGCTGTTTATACGGATGCAAACGGTCAGCTTGTGCATAAGACGATCCAGATCAAGGCCCCGGTCAAGGGATTGACCGTGACCCTTTAAGGCCGTCTCACAGCTTTACAGTAAGATAGAAAGGAATCCTGCCCTATGAAGCGATTTGTTGCGGCGATCCTTGCGGTCGTTATGCTTTTGAGCACCTTTTCATTCACAGCGCTGGCAGCAGCCCCGGAGCAGCTGCCCCAGACCGGCCCGGCGGTACAGCAGCTGCAAACCACAGCGCTTCCGCCTGTCGGACTGGATACCCGCCCCTACGCTGCTGCAATGGCGCAGCAGCAGACCGGCAAGCTTTCTCAGTCCACGACCAGCGACCAGCTGAGCATGACCGCCACCGACAGTCTGAGCGCCCTGCTGCTGGCGGGAATGCCGGACGCAGACCCGGACGCAGAAAACGGCGGCAGCGATGCCCAGAACTACCGGGTGATCGATGCAGGCGTAACGGGGCAGACCGCCACAGTGCGCTATTTTGCCGCCGGTACGGCAGACCTTGTGGTGGGCATTTACAGCACCGACAGCAAGCAGCTGCTGGCCAGCGGCACCATACAGGTGGAGCAGACGGAGGAGACCATGGCGGAGATCCCGCTCACCGGCACGCTGCCCCAGTATTTTGTGCTCAAGGTATTTCTGCTGGACACGGAAGAGCACAGCGCCCTGAGCGATACTTATGTCAGCACCTTGTTCACCGAGGAAATGTCCGACCTGAAGGAGGCCAAGGCCAGCGACTTTGACCCGGAATTGGTGGTCAATCTGGACGAGCGGGACGACACGAACTTTGGTGTGGTGAAAGCCGATGTTGCACTGCTGGACAATGACGCGGTGGCACCCGACGAAAACGTCATCACGCAGGACGCCGACAGCTATGTGTATACCGTTGAAAACCCCACCGAAGAGTTCCGGAACCTGCAGGAAGGCGATACCTTTGTTTACCACAGCCCGGAGGGACTGCTGGTGGCCCGTGTGCAGGACATTCGGGAGGAAGGCGGCAAACTTGTCATTACTGGTGACGAGGAACTGGACATCCGGGATGTGTTCGACCTGCTGAAGATCGACAGCGATCAGGACAGCAGCGAATTCCACTATGTGGAGGGCAGTGCAGAGAGCGGCGCGGATGGCAGTGTGACCAGCAACGTGACCGTGCAGGAGTCTGCGATAGTGGA harbors:
- a CDS encoding InlB B-repeat-containing protein; translation: MKKAFRLSAWITAAAMAVSLLPMGAFAAPAAPETTNTIAEGAYTKEGTQWYVSFNDLETEADYIVIVSRSAEQPLAAENLVYLTETASTDTGTLTVPFRAAAEDIRYAVACRPGKIPESRTVRVNGGTADLEQAAAGAVVTITAPAEQDGKPFARWKVEAGDITLAEETARQTTFVMGSLDVEVTACYDTKDSPTPAPGGDGDGGGAIIALAAGAAAVAVAVGVVTTVAPVAVRGRVELADHTVPANARISLLQDGKVVAQTTANAEGSFELKVKRGNYELTAVYTDANGQLVHKTIQIKAPVKGLTVTL